In Deltaproteobacteria bacterium, the genomic stretch GTGATTTATAATGAAAAGAACAGTTACTTTAATCGTCTCTCTGTTACTCTTCATGGCATTTATTCCTGCGGCAGGTTGCAAAAAAGCCGAAGAACCGAAGAAGCCTGAGGTATCTGTTTTACCGACAGCACCAGTTCCACCGGGAATTTCAACTCCTCCTTCAAGTCCGGAAAAACCGGAATCTCCAGCAGCCCCGTCTGCAACCGTGACTTCCGTTCCACCAACGACACCTGCTCCCGGCGAGCCGGCTGTTGCGCCTCCAGGCTCGGTTACACCCGCGAAACCGGCAGATAAGGATAGTATCCTTGTTGCAGGATTTAATTCTGCCCAGATGGAGAAAGGCGCTCCCACGGAATGGTTGCTGGACAGAAGAAGGGGCACACCTTTTCTTAAACTTGAAAAAGGGTCGGAAGGCTATTGTCTTCACATGCGAAGCAATAACGAATCATCCTTCGGTGTAAAAAGGGGGATAAAGGTTGATATCAAAGAATATCCTTATTTACATTGGAGGTGGAAGGTTGACCGGCTTCCGGATGGCGGCGATGTGAGAAAAACCGATACGGATGACCAGGCGGTTCAGCTCTATGTTGCTTTCACGCCGACAGGATTTCCAGCGGCGTTAAACACCCCCGTTCTTGGTTACATATGGGATAACGAGGCTCCTAAAGGCTGGACAGGCAGAAGTAAACAAATCGGCGGAGGGAAATTGAAATACGTCGTTGTCAGGAACAAAACCGATCAACTGGGACAGTGGTATACGGAAAAGAGAAATATATACGAGGATTCCAAAAAGCTCCTTAAAGAGAGTAAAGGCGGCGAGACTCCGGGGCTCACTCATGGGGTCCAGTTTTATATCAATTCACAAAACACCAGGAGTGCGGCGGAAAGTTATATATGTGAAGTTTATTTCAGCAAGAACTAACGTCTCCTTAAAAAGTCCATGTCTAATCCGGTTTTCAACTTTTTACGAAATCATCAGAACTGATGGTTTTTAACCGGAGACTGTTTACCGCAAGGTGTGCCCTCCTGACCGGTTCGCAAAGTCTATAGCCCCTGCAGCAAGAAAGAACCAGTTCAATTGCCTTTCGGATGCCCATTTTATGCCCCGGCGATATGAATACCGGTTTTACCTTCTTTTTGGTCCGTAAGGCGGCTCCAACAACCTGATCATCCAGAATGAGATCCGCATAATCTCCAACCATATGACCGACTTCGCCATGTACACCAACCAGCCTTTTCTTGGCACAGCCTATAGTCGGTATGTCTAAAAACAGCCCCATGTGTGATGCAAGGCCAATACCACGGGGGTGGGCAATCCCCTGGCCGTCAAAAATGACGACATCGGGAACGTTGCGAAGGATTTCAAAGGCTTTTAAAACAGCGGGTCCTTCTCGAAAGCTCAGGAGACCCGGGATATACGGAAAGGAAACCCTTTCGGTAAAACAGGTCTCTTCAATAACGTTCATGGTTGGGTATTCCAGCAGAACGACGACTGCAAAAAACAGGTCA encodes the following:
- a CDS encoding DUF3047 domain-containing protein; the encoded protein is MKRTVTLIVSLLLFMAFIPAAGCKKAEEPKKPEVSVLPTAPVPPGISTPPSSPEKPESPAAPSATVTSVPPTTPAPGEPAVAPPGSVTPAKPADKDSILVAGFNSAQMEKGAPTEWLLDRRRGTPFLKLEKGSEGYCLHMRSNNESSFGVKRGIKVDIKEYPYLHWRWKVDRLPDGGDVRKTDTDDQAVQLYVAFTPTGFPAALNTPVLGYIWDNEAPKGWTGRSKQIGGGKLKYVVVRNKTDQLGQWYTEKRNIYEDSKKLLKESKGGETPGLTHGVQFYINSQNTRSAAESYICEVYFSKN
- the nfi gene encoding deoxyribonuclease V (cleaves DNA at apurinic or apyrimidinic sites), which translates into the protein MKIHYHHRWDVSYKEAIIIQQKLKEKLILHDRDFPEQIRTIAGADISYSRQSDLFFAVVVLLEYPTMNVIEETCFTERVSFPYIPGLLSFREGPAVLKAFEILRNVPDVVIFDGQGIAHPRGIGLASHMGLFLDIPTIGCAKKRLVGVHGEVGHMVGDYADLILDDQVVGAALRTKKKVKPVFISPGHKMGIRKAIELVLSCCRGYRLCEPVRRAHLAVNSLRLKTISSDDFVKS